In one window of uncultured Acetobacteroides sp. DNA:
- a CDS encoding MBG domain-containing protein has translation MKRFLLILALWLAIAAGAVAQTAIKPTGEGTQEDPYQIATLDNLYWLSKTQYWDGRYYLQTADIDATSTKDWDGGKGFPPIGALTQSFISTYDGNGHTITGLYINRPSEEYVGLWRKTKDAAIKGLTLTNPNVIGKNYVGCLAGYTSNTPIASCKVVNGTVTGTSYIGGLAGEASSSQVSLCSFGGQVKGSPTTTKAPVGGLAGTVSVGSTLSYCYTTGSVTGVNNVANGGTGGLVGVLFSPVKVQNCYSTADVEGSVNVGGLVGFSLSNSTIDRCFSAGNVSGTSNLGGLVGFFSNLGTVTNSYYDSEVSKKSDTGKGAPKTTAEMKAQGTFAGWGFYGEPVNGTDNRWMFIPTKDNTTTTLNYPCFAPQCTDNITFTSSLTNNKISAHLSLKVAGDVYIDWGNGVLEKRAISSTDPSIPSEVRQNPFTAGSTVKILGNGITGFNCAEQGVSSLDVSGCKQLQNLYCNNNSLTAIDISKNPALKKVVVSYNQLKELTTSNNPLLEEVNIEFNPGVSLDFSKNPALTYLHCAKNGLSTLNVSANANLKTLVVNDNKFSLPTLPPAGDLGQYVYAPQAMLKAPASNGIVDLSSQLKATSANGEQTTSYTWYKAGTDVMLEKNTDYTETAGVFTFLTTPASPVYCIMTNKAFSEFTGTKAFRTEDITVERNSPLAYSFTQGNVGAITEFRMRCSSEGPCFIDWGNGVLVEGVQHSTLSNYNGSATAGSTVKVYAKDVVELISTATDIRSVDVSASPNLQKLSISGANIATLDLTGSQNLTSLGCTSSNLKELKVSSPKLVELSCYANNLKELDISSCTALTTLHCYQNQLQALNLSSNTALKDFNGTNNLLTTLKLNASLALEKLSCADNLLTELVFPDTQTLKYIYANNNKLDFNTLPKVKSYYYKNYQYAPQQPIAPTVTNGVVDLRSQQKVTDADGKEYPTTYTWYKSGTNDELTKDVDYTETAGVFTFISPVTDGVYCVMTNPAFDGFVRSSSGNIFRSEEVKVKATPIIRWENPTDITYGNMLKPAGSNAEGTFSYTPSLTPPLNVGDNQTFTIKFMPTFPNNVEEVTKTVTVNVKKKQLTVIGSTHTITKGDAIPTPTITYRGFANGEDERVLDIKPTLTNVPTAQSNAGEYVIGVTGGSDNNYKFVYSEGKITINKITPTINWANPSSISYGTALGNTQLNATATAEGTFAYSPAADTKLDAGQHELKVTFTPADAVNYNSTEQTVTLTVEKATPTIAWNPPSSTSYGTPLGAAQLSATANTEGTFTYSPAADTKLAAGQHELKVTFTPADAINHTGAAKTVSIVVEKATPTITWATPAAITYGTPLGAAQLNATADAEGAFTYSPAADTKLDAGQHKLKVTFTPADAANYNSVEATVSLTVEKAMPTITWNTPTSITYGTKLSDKQQNATADIEGAFTYAPAEGTTLAAGKHDLKVTFTPTDAANYNNVEATVSLTVDKATPTIAWNTPSPITYGTSLGAAQLSTTADAEGAFTYSPAAKTLLNAGEDQTLSATFTPIDKVNYNEVTKTVAISVAKAPLTVTASNYTITKGEKIPALEVTYKGFVNGEDESVLDAKPTLTTSATNTSPVGKYTVVAAGGAASNYELTYVDGEIDILDKRIPTVTWAEPAAITYGSALNTELFNATASYSNAAVEGTLSYTTNGHSLKAGDVLNAGTHSLKVTFTPTDGDYYISVEKTVSITVNRAPLTATANSYTIVKGEPIPALGVTYKGFVNSEDESVLDAKPTATTTASAASPVGKYTVVAAGGTASNYELTFVDGEIDILDKRIPTVTWAEPAAITYGSALNTELFNATASYSNAAVEGTLSYTTNGHSLKAGDVLNAGTHSLKVTFTPTDGDYYISVEKTVSITVNRAPLTATANSYTIVKGEPIPALGVTYKGFVNSEDESVLDAKPTATTTASAASPVGKYTVVAAGGTASNYELTFVDGEIDILDKRIPTVTWAEPNGITYGTPLNDAQLNATASFNNAAVEGTLSYTTKGNAIKAGDILTAGTHSLKVTFTPTDGDRYIGVEKTVSITVSKATLTATATSYSIHEGEAIPALGITYSGFVNGDTEAVLEAKPTATTTATATSPTGVYAITADGGAAANYALTYVAGKLTISNPIEVASLQAPQAGCEGDKLSLAYTLTSGKPTEYQIVFDAKALAAGFSNSGYAALPAGNGTVSISIPSRVADGAYTASLQLRDGYGNISEPTAFQVTVNVSADIIVPKFGSVVLIDNHEGRFAGYQWYKNGSAVGGATNQFYKDPNGLSGTYYAQLKTATGQTVNTCSKVLSIKKSASASVSVYPNPARAGQELTVKLSGFGDEELLGAVLTVYSTQGAPVRTLRKVEQENRITLSGSNGVYMGRIVTADGQVLTFKVVLAN, from the coding sequence ATGAAAAGATTTCTACTAATCCTTGCCCTATGGCTGGCCATTGCCGCCGGGGCGGTGGCGCAAACCGCAATAAAACCCACAGGGGAAGGAACACAGGAAGACCCGTACCAGATTGCCACGCTGGATAACCTCTACTGGCTCTCGAAGACGCAGTACTGGGACGGGAGATACTACCTTCAAACGGCAGATATCGATGCCACCAGCACCAAGGATTGGGATGGCGGCAAAGGCTTCCCCCCAATTGGCGCATTAACCCAATCCTTTATCAGCACATACGACGGTAACGGCCACACTATTACCGGGCTGTACATCAACCGTCCCAGCGAAGAATATGTTGGGCTTTGGAGGAAAACTAAGGATGCCGCCATTAAAGGGCTTACCCTTACCAACCCTAACGTTATAGGAAAGAATTACGTTGGCTGCTTAGCAGGCTACACTTCAAACACCCCCATCGCCAGCTGCAAGGTGGTTAATGGAACCGTAACAGGAACATCGTACATCGGGGGACTGGCAGGCGAAGCTTCCAGCTCGCAGGTAAGCCTGTGCAGCTTTGGCGGACAGGTAAAGGGTAGCCCTACCACTACTAAAGCACCGGTAGGGGGGCTAGCGGGTACTGTATCCGTTGGAAGCACCCTTAGCTACTGCTACACCACGGGCAGCGTAACCGGTGTCAACAATGTAGCAAACGGAGGAACTGGAGGTTTAGTAGGAGTGCTCTTCTCCCCAGTTAAAGTGCAAAACTGCTACAGCACCGCAGACGTAGAAGGTAGCGTTAACGTGGGTGGCCTTGTAGGGTTCAGTTTGTCTAATTCAACTATAGACAGGTGCTTTAGTGCCGGCAATGTAAGTGGCACAAGCAATTTAGGAGGCCTTGTAGGGTTCTTTAGTAATCTAGGCACTGTAACAAACTCCTACTACGATAGTGAGGTATCTAAGAAAAGTGACACCGGCAAGGGAGCTCCTAAAACCACCGCCGAAATGAAAGCCCAAGGCACCTTCGCCGGCTGGGGCTTCTACGGCGAGCCGGTCAACGGAACCGACAACCGCTGGATGTTTATTCCTACTAAGGATAACACCACCACCACCCTAAACTACCCATGCTTTGCACCCCAATGCACCGACAATATTACCTTTACCTCGTCGCTCACAAATAATAAGATATCCGCACACCTAAGCCTCAAGGTGGCTGGCGACGTTTACATCGACTGGGGCAATGGTGTACTGGAGAAACGAGCTATTTCCTCGACAGATCCCAGCATTCCTTCTGAGGTTAGACAAAACCCCTTCACCGCAGGGAGTACTGTAAAAATACTTGGCAATGGCATAACTGGCTTTAACTGCGCAGAACAAGGGGTTTCCTCGCTCGATGTATCAGGATGCAAGCAACTCCAAAACCTGTACTGCAACAACAATAGCCTTACCGCAATAGACATCAGCAAAAACCCTGCGCTAAAAAAGGTGGTCGTCTCGTACAACCAGCTAAAGGAACTAACCACCTCCAACAACCCGCTGCTTGAGGAGGTCAACATCGAGTTCAACCCGGGGGTTTCGTTAGATTTTAGCAAAAACCCTGCGCTAACTTATCTACACTGTGCAAAAAATGGCCTGTCCACGCTAAATGTTAGCGCCAATGCCAATCTAAAGACACTAGTCGTCAACGACAACAAGTTCTCGCTGCCCACCCTACCTCCTGCCGGAGATTTAGGCCAATACGTTTACGCCCCACAGGCAATGCTAAAGGCTCCAGCCAGCAACGGCATAGTAGACCTCAGCAGCCAACTAAAGGCTACTAGTGCCAATGGTGAGCAAACCACCAGCTACACCTGGTACAAAGCTGGAACAGATGTTATGTTGGAAAAGAATACCGACTATACCGAGACGGCAGGCGTGTTTACCTTCCTAACCACCCCTGCCAGCCCAGTGTACTGCATAATGACCAACAAAGCGTTCAGCGAATTTACAGGTACCAAAGCCTTCCGCACTGAGGATATTACGGTAGAGAGGAACAGCCCATTGGCCTACAGCTTTACCCAAGGAAACGTAGGTGCCATTACCGAATTCAGAATGAGATGCAGCAGCGAAGGGCCTTGCTTTATCGACTGGGGCAACGGCGTTTTAGTAGAGGGAGTGCAGCATAGCACGCTATCCAACTATAACGGGTCAGCAACCGCTGGCAGCACCGTAAAGGTATACGCCAAAGATGTAGTAGAGTTGATATCAACAGCCACCGACATACGATCGGTTGATGTGTCGGCGTCTCCAAATCTGCAGAAGCTGAGCATCTCTGGTGCCAACATTGCAACGCTCGACCTAACCGGCAGCCAAAACCTTACATCTCTGGGCTGCACCAGCAGCAACCTAAAAGAGCTGAAGGTTTCGAGCCCTAAGCTAGTCGAGCTATCCTGCTATGCCAACAACCTAAAAGAGCTCGATATTTCGAGCTGTACGGCACTTACCACCCTTCATTGCTATCAGAACCAGCTGCAAGCGCTAAATTTAAGCAGCAACACAGCGCTAAAGGATTTTAACGGCACAAACAACCTGCTAACCACGCTCAAGCTTAACGCCAGTTTAGCACTCGAAAAGCTATCGTGCGCCGACAACCTACTTACCGAACTGGTATTCCCCGATACACAAACGCTGAAATACATCTACGCGAATAACAATAAGCTAGATTTTAACACGCTGCCTAAGGTGAAGTCGTACTACTACAAAAACTACCAATACGCCCCACAGCAGCCCATTGCGCCTACCGTAACCAACGGTGTGGTAGACCTCCGCAGCCAGCAAAAGGTAACCGATGCCGATGGTAAAGAGTATCCCACCACCTACACTTGGTACAAATCGGGAACAAACGATGAACTGACAAAGGATGTCGACTATACCGAGACGGCAGGCGTGTTTACCTTTATTTCTCCTGTTACCGATGGGGTGTACTGTGTAATGACCAATCCTGCCTTCGATGGGTTTGTCCGTTCGAGTTCAGGTAATATATTCCGCTCCGAGGAGGTAAAGGTAAAGGCTACCCCAATAATTCGATGGGAGAACCCCACTGATATTACCTACGGCAACATGCTAAAACCAGCAGGGTCAAACGCCGAAGGTACGTTTTCCTACACCCCTTCGCTGACCCCACCCCTCAATGTGGGCGACAACCAAACCTTTACCATCAAGTTTATGCCTACCTTCCCAAACAACGTCGAAGAGGTCACAAAAACGGTAACGGTAAACGTAAAGAAGAAGCAGCTTACAGTAATCGGCTCAACGCACACCATCACCAAGGGCGACGCGATTCCTACCCCCACCATCACCTACCGCGGTTTCGCGAATGGTGAAGACGAGAGAGTTCTCGACATCAAGCCTACCTTAACCAACGTGCCAACGGCCCAAAGTAATGCAGGCGAGTACGTCATTGGCGTAACTGGAGGCTCCGATAACAACTACAAGTTTGTCTACAGTGAGGGCAAGATTACCATTAACAAGATTACCCCAACCATCAACTGGGCTAATCCTTCCTCTATCTCCTACGGCACCGCGCTAGGCAATACGCAACTCAACGCCACGGCCACTGCCGAGGGAACCTTTGCCTACAGCCCTGCAGCAGATACCAAACTAGATGCAGGACAGCACGAGCTAAAGGTTACCTTTACCCCTGCCGATGCGGTTAATTATAACAGCACAGAGCAAACCGTAACACTGACCGTAGAGAAGGCTACCCCAACCATTGCTTGGAATCCCCCTTCGTCCACCTCCTACGGAACGCCTCTGGGTGCAGCGCAGCTAAGCGCGACCGCCAATACCGAGGGAACCTTTACCTACAGCCCTGCGGCAGATACCAAGCTAGCGGCAGGACAGCACGAGCTAAAGGTTACCTTTACCCCTGCCGATGCGATTAACCACACTGGTGCAGCGAAAACCGTTTCCATTGTTGTGGAGAAGGCCACCCCAACCATTACCTGGGCTACCCCTGCCGCCATCACCTACGGAACACCTCTGGGTGCAGCGCAGCTAAACGCAACGGCCGATGCCGAGGGAGCCTTTACCTACAGCCCTGCGGCAGATACCAAGCTGGATGCAGGACAGCACAAGCTAAAGGTTACCTTTACCCCTGCCGATGCAGCTAACTACAACAGCGTGGAGGCAACCGTTAGCCTTACCGTAGAAAAGGCGATGCCTACTATTACATGGAATACGCCAACATCCATCACCTACGGTACCAAGCTAAGCGACAAACAGCAAAACGCCACCGCTGATATTGAGGGAGCTTTTACCTACGCTCCTGCCGAAGGAACAACCCTAGCGGCGGGCAAGCACGACCTAAAGGTTACCTTCACCCCTACCGATGCGGCCAACTACAATAATGTTGAGGCAACCGTAAGCCTTACCGTAGATAAGGCAACACCAACCATTGCTTGGAATACCCCTTCGCCCATCACCTACGGCACGTCTCTGGGTGCAGCGCAGCTAAGCACTACCGCTGATGCCGAGGGAGCCTTCACCTACTCTCCAGCAGCTAAAACTCTGCTCAATGCAGGAGAAGATCAAACGCTAAGTGCTACCTTTACTCCTATTGATAAGGTCAACTACAACGAGGTTACAAAGACGGTAGCCATCAGCGTAGCCAAGGCGCCCCTTACCGTTACCGCCAGTAACTACACCATCACCAAGGGCGAGAAAATTCCTGCCCTCGAGGTTACCTACAAAGGGTTTGTGAATGGTGAAGACGAAAGCGTGCTCGACGCCAAGCCTACCTTAACCACCAGCGCAACCAATACCAGCCCCGTGGGCAAGTATACCGTCGTTGCCGCAGGTGGTGCTGCCAGCAACTACGAGCTGACCTACGTTGATGGCGAGATTGACATCCTCGATAAGCGTATACCTACGGTTACCTGGGCAGAACCTGCCGCCATCACCTACGGCAGTGCGCTAAACACGGAGCTGTTCAACGCTACCGCATCGTACAGCAATGCAGCAGTAGAAGGTACGCTATCGTACACTACCAACGGCCACTCGCTTAAGGCTGGAGATGTACTTAACGCAGGTACCCATAGCCTGAAGGTTACCTTTACCCCTACCGATGGCGACTACTACATCAGCGTGGAGAAAACCGTAAGCATTACAGTAAACAGGGCACCGCTTACCGCTACCGCCAACAGTTACACCATCGTCAAGGGCGAGCCAATTCCTGCCCTAGGGGTTACCTACAAAGGGTTTGTGAATAGTGAAGACGAAAGCGTGCTCGACGCTAAGCCTACCGCTACCACCACAGCAAGTGCTGCCAGCCCCGTGGGCAAGTATACCGTCGTTGCCGCAGGTGGTACTGCAAGCAACTACGAGCTGACCTTCGTTGATGGAGAAATTGACATCCTCGATAAGCGTATACCTACGGTTACCTGGGCAGAACCTGCCGCCATCACCTACGGCAGTGCGCTAAACACGGAGCTGTTCAACGCTACCGCATCGTACAGCAATGCAGCAGTAGAAGGTACGCTATCGTACACTACCAACGGCCACTCGCTTAAGGCTGGAGATGTACTTAACGCAGGTACCCATAGCCTGAAGGTTACCTTTACCCCTACCGATGGCGACTACTACATCAGCGTGGAGAAAACCGTAAGCATTACAGTAAACAGGGCACCGCTTACCGCTACCGCCAACAGTTACACCATCGTCAAGGGCGAGCCAATTCCTGCCCTAGGGGTTACCTACAAAGGGTTTGTGAATAGTGAAGACGAAAGCGTGCTCGACGCTAAGCCTACCGCTACCACCACAGCAAGTGCTGCCAGCCCCGTGGGCAAGTATACCGTCGTTGCCGCAGGTGGTACTGCAAGCAACTACGAGCTTACCTTCGTTGATGGAGAAATTGACATCCTCGATAAGCGTATACCTACGGTTACCTGGGCCGAGCCAAATGGCATTACCTACGGTACACCTTTAAATGATGCGCAGCTTAACGCCACCGCATCATTCAACAACGCGGCAGTAGAAGGTACGCTATCATACACCACCAAAGGCAACGCCATAAAGGCTGGAGATATACTTACCGCAGGCACCCACAGCCTGAAGGTTACCTTCACCCCTACCGATGGCGACCGCTACATCGGCGTGGAGAAAACCGTAAGCATTACCGTAAGCAAGGCAACGCTTACCGCTACCGCAACCAGCTACAGCATCCACGAGGGGGAGGCCATACCTGCCCTAGGCATCACCTACAGCGGATTCGTCAACGGCGATACCGAGGCAGTGCTCGAGGCCAAGCCTACCGCTACCACCACTGCAACGGCAACCAGCCCTACTGGGGTGTACGCCATTACAGCCGATGGGGGAGCAGCGGCCAACTACGCGCTTACCTACGTAGCCGGCAAGCTTACCATATCGAACCCCATTGAGGTAGCTTCGCTACAGGCCCCACAGGCAGGCTGCGAGGGCGACAAGCTGAGCCTGGCCTACACCCTTACCAGCGGTAAGCCTACCGAGTACCAGATCGTATTCGACGCCAAGGCTCTTGCAGCGGGCTTCAGCAACAGCGGCTACGCTGCGCTGCCTGCCGGTAACGGTACCGTTTCCATCAGCATCCCCTCAAGGGTGGCCGATGGCGCCTACACCGCCTCGCTGCAGCTGCGCGACGGCTACGGCAACATCAGCGAGCCTACGGCCTTCCAGGTTACCGTTAACGTGTCGGCCGACATCATCGTGCCCAAGTTTGGCAGCGTGGTGCTGATCGACAACCACGAAGGCCGCTTTGCCGGCTACCAGTGGTACAAGAACGGCAGCGCCGTTGGCGGGGCTACCAACCAGTTCTACAAGGACCCCAACGGCCTTAGCGGAACCTACTACGCGCAGCTTAAAACGGCTACGGGCCAAACGGTGAATACCTGCTCCAAGGTGCTTAGCATCAAAAAGAGCGCATCGGCTAGCGTGAGCGTTTACCCCAACCCTGCCCGTGCCGGACAGGAGCTCACCGTTAAGCTTTCGGGCTTCGGCGACGAGGAGCTGCTGGGCGCCGTGCTAACGGTGTACAGCACCCAGGGCGCACCCGTGCGCACCCTGCGCAAGGTGGAGCAGGAAAACCGCATCACCCTATCGGGCAGCAACGGCGTGTACATGGGCCGCATCGTCACCGCCGATGGGCAGGTGCTCACCTTTAAGGTGGTTTTGGCCAACTAA
- a CDS encoding helix-turn-helix domain-containing protein gives MIPIDKLYSLFVLLAPAFTTFAALLILAIDSMRGTRGEWRLRSRVFLYLASNLFTCISLLFYYYLPDVFVRINWIFYLAFMLIQVYFYGFIFRITRTDYSERFSWWHYLLPALVALGMLVLQLTTPVAEQLRVVLSRGTYEGGERLFFLYSNSKPAVRLAFTVVYTVLSFRRLFRYQRFAVAQPSVRPNLLRWVQGYLILSVILLITPMLSLVYSRSAILDTSVMGIHVMVLVFQYCYLCYYVLMGHYVTIVEDEPPLLAATPDSALLKKNLLTHERFEEYVRTETPHLKPDLKMADLAEALGVNRTYISSFINTEYGVNFSAYINQQRLQEYQRLLADPSNEGRSKIELSEMAGFSSYKSFQRVVGREA, from the coding sequence ATGATTCCGATAGATAAGCTTTACTCTCTCTTTGTACTACTTGCTCCAGCCTTTACCACGTTTGCTGCGTTGCTGATTCTTGCCATCGACTCCATGCGCGGTACTCGTGGCGAATGGCGGCTGCGTTCTAGGGTGTTCCTCTACTTAGCCAGCAACCTGTTTACTTGCATTTCGCTGCTGTTCTACTACTATCTGCCGGATGTTTTTGTGCGCATCAACTGGATCTTTTATCTGGCCTTTATGCTCATTCAGGTGTACTTCTACGGCTTCATCTTTAGGATAACGCGTACCGATTACTCCGAGCGCTTCTCGTGGTGGCACTACCTGCTGCCCGCCCTTGTGGCGCTGGGCATGCTAGTCCTGCAGCTTACTACCCCGGTGGCCGAGCAGCTGCGGGTGGTGCTGAGCCGTGGCACGTACGAGGGCGGCGAGCGCCTCTTCTTCCTTTACTCCAACAGTAAGCCAGCCGTGCGGCTGGCCTTTACGGTGGTGTATACGGTGCTGAGCTTTAGGCGGCTGTTCCGCTACCAGCGCTTTGCCGTCGCACAGCCCAGCGTTCGTCCCAACCTGCTGCGCTGGGTGCAGGGCTACCTCATCCTTTCTGTGATCCTGCTGATTACCCCCATGCTATCGCTGGTGTACTCGCGCAGCGCCATCTTGGACACCTCCGTTATGGGCATCCACGTTATGGTGCTGGTGTTTCAGTACTGCTACCTCTGCTACTACGTGCTGATGGGCCACTATGTGACCATTGTCGAGGACGAGCCCCCGCTGCTGGCCGCCACCCCCGACAGCGCCCTTCTGAAGAAGAACTTGCTTACCCACGAGCGCTTCGAGGAGTACGTCCGCACCGAAACCCCACACCTGAAACCCGACCTTAAGATGGCCGACTTGGCGGAGGCGCTGGGCGTTAACCGCACCTACATCTCCTCGTTTATCAACACCGAGTATGGGGTTAACTTTAGCGCCTACATCAACCAGCAGCGGCTGCAGGAGTATCAGCGGCTGCTGGCCGACCCCTCCAACGAGGGACGGAGCAAGATCGAACTCTCGGAGATGGCAGGCTTTAGCAGCTACAAGAGCTTCCAGCGCGTGGTCGGGCGGGAGGCGTAA
- a CDS encoding TolC family protein, protein MKKASTIATLLLMGLMSTSATAQESWNLAKCIDYAKQQNLDVKRRTNDMKSAEVQVNTAKNSRLPNLNANINQNLTFGRSINSANSYVNQSSATTTLGINASAPIYQGSYINSRVKYADWSLKAAMEDINQMGDDITIQVTLAYLQVLYNKELVKVAQENVDQGKLQLKKTEELVNGGRLPKSEQYESRAQLAKEEYNLTKAQGDLKIALLALGQLMELQSIESFDVEVPSTEKVAINSDAVLALSSGSIEKAYGIRPAVKAAEYRLQAGEEYISMAKAAYYPSLSAVAQYGNSYYNVFDMTNPSFSTQVKNQGQKVVGLQLSIPIFNRYESRNNINLARIEQDQRTLVLSDAKKVLFKEMQQAYYNAMTAQQSFLSAKQALEASTVAYQYAQEKFDAGRSTVFEMNETKKRLATSQSELAQARYEYIFRTKLLDYYNGTAITL, encoded by the coding sequence ATGAAGAAAGCATCAACCATAGCAACCCTACTGCTGATGGGGCTTATGAGCACCTCGGCAACCGCACAGGAGAGCTGGAACCTCGCCAAGTGCATCGACTACGCCAAGCAGCAAAACCTCGATGTGAAGCGCCGCACCAACGACATGAAGAGCGCCGAGGTGCAGGTAAACACGGCCAAGAACAGCCGCCTGCCCAACCTCAACGCCAACATCAACCAAAACCTGACGTTTGGCCGATCGATAAACTCGGCAAATTCCTACGTCAACCAAAGCTCGGCTACCACCACCTTGGGCATCAACGCCAGCGCACCCATCTACCAGGGCAGCTACATCAACAGCCGCGTGAAGTACGCCGACTGGAGCCTGAAGGCCGCCATGGAGGACATCAACCAGATGGGCGACGACATTACCATACAGGTAACGCTGGCCTACCTGCAGGTGCTCTACAACAAGGAGCTGGTGAAGGTGGCCCAGGAGAACGTAGACCAGGGCAAGCTGCAGCTCAAGAAAACCGAGGAGCTGGTAAACGGCGGACGCCTGCCCAAGTCGGAGCAGTACGAGAGCAGGGCGCAGCTGGCCAAGGAGGAGTACAACCTCACTAAGGCACAGGGCGACCTGAAGATTGCCCTGCTGGCGCTCGGCCAGCTGATGGAGCTGCAATCCATCGAGAGCTTCGACGTGGAGGTGCCATCCACCGAAAAGGTGGCCATCAACAGCGATGCCGTGCTGGCGCTTAGCTCGGGCAGCATAGAGAAGGCCTACGGCATACGCCCTGCCGTAAAGGCTGCCGAGTACCGCCTACAGGCCGGCGAGGAGTACATCAGCATGGCCAAAGCGGCCTACTACCCCTCGCTGAGCGCCGTTGCGCAGTACGGCAATAGCTACTACAACGTCTTCGACATGACTAACCCGTCGTTTTCGACCCAGGTAAAGAACCAGGGGCAAAAGGTGGTTGGCCTACAGCTGAGCATCCCCATCTTTAACCGCTACGAGAGCCGCAACAACATCAACCTGGCCCGCATAGAGCAGGATCAGCGTACGCTGGTGCTCAGCGATGCCAAAAAGGTTCTCTTTAAGGAGATGCAGCAGGCCTACTATAACGCCATGACGGCGCAGCAGAGCTTCCTCTCGGCCAAGCAGGCGCTGGAGGCATCGACCGTGGCCTACCAGTACGCGCAGGAGAAGTTCGACGCCGGAAGATCGACCGTATTCGAGATGAACGAGACCAAGAAGCGCCTGGCGACCTCGCAGTCGGAGCTGGCGCAGGCCCGCTACGAGTACATCTTCCGCACCAAGCTGCTCGACTACTACAACGGGACGGCAATTACCTTGTAG
- a CDS encoding efflux RND transporter periplasmic adaptor subunit, with the protein MKKTKRIIFIAIIAIMLIGTFAFLWKKANPPKDQYEVVVPKIGNVERKTIATGKIEPRNEVLIKPQISGIVTEIYKQAGDKITAGEIIAKVKVIPEMVQINSAESRLNQANITLEQAQDDYNRVNKLYNSGVVSKEDFLKSQFQLKKAKEDKENAQDALTIIREGISKRSASYSTTQIRSTISGTILDVPVKVGNSVIQSNTFNDGTTIASVANLRDMIFKGKIDETEVGRIKERMPIKLTMGALQDKKFDAILEYISPKGVEENGAILFEIKAAAKIPENIFVRAGYSANAEITLDRKVKVLTIPESVVEFVNDTSYVNIVKKEGKEQEFTRKAVKLGLSDGINIQVLSGITTKDKLKGALIKKDEAKKQD; encoded by the coding sequence ATGAAAAAAACTAAACGGATCATTTTCATTGCCATTATCGCCATCATGCTTATTGGCACATTTGCATTTCTGTGGAAAAAGGCTAATCCGCCCAAGGACCAGTACGAGGTGGTAGTGCCCAAGATTGGCAATGTAGAACGGAAGACTATTGCAACCGGAAAGATAGAGCCCCGCAACGAGGTGCTCATCAAGCCACAGATATCGGGCATTGTAACCGAAATTTACAAGCAGGCTGGCGATAAGATTACCGCAGGCGAGATCATCGCCAAGGTGAAGGTGATCCCCGAGATGGTGCAGATCAACTCGGCCGAAAGCCGCCTGAACCAGGCCAACATCACCCTAGAGCAGGCGCAGGACGACTACAACCGCGTGAACAAACTCTACAACTCGGGAGTAGTGTCCAAAGAAGACTTCCTGAAGTCGCAGTTCCAGCTGAAGAAGGCCAAGGAGGACAAGGAGAACGCGCAGGATGCGCTTACCATCATCCGCGAGGGTATCTCCAAGCGGTCGGCCAGCTACAGCACCACGCAAATCCGCTCGACCATCTCGGGAACCATTCTAGATGTTCCTGTAAAGGTTGGAAACTCCGTAATCCAATCGAACACCTTTAACGACGGCACCACCATTGCCAGCGTGGCCAACCTGCGCGACATGATCTTTAAGGGGAAAATCGATGAGACCGAGGTGGGGCGCATCAAGGAGCGAATGCCCATAAAGCTCACCATGGGGGCTCTTCAGGATAAGAAGTTCGACGCCATTCTGGAGTACATCTCGCCCAAGGGGGTGGAGGAGAACGGCGCCATCCTCTTCGAGATTAAGGCCGCAGCCAAAATCCCCGAAAACATCTTCGTGCGCGCGGGCTACAGCGCCAACGCCGAGATCACCCTCGACCGGAAGGTGAAGGTGCTTACCATTCCCGAAAGCGTGGTGGAGTTTGTGAACGACACCTCGTACGTCAACATCGTTAAGAAGGAGGGCAAGGAGCAGGAGTTTACGCGCAAGGCCGTTAAGCTGGGGCTATCGGATGGCATCAACATCCAGGTGCTGTCGGGCATCACCACCAAGGATAAGCTAAAGGGGGCACTCATCAAGAAGGATGAGGCCAAAAAGCAAGACTAG